In one window of Frigoriglobus tundricola DNA:
- a CDS encoding DUF3634 family protein — MDVTLVWVIVVAALVIWFVAKPDAVFVVRVRAGHAEATAGTVTTAFCAAVVDVCQEFGVRAGQVRGVARGRRIALRFSTHFPPAAQQRLRNWWAVYGWSAPRR, encoded by the coding sequence GTGGACGTCACGTTGGTGTGGGTGATCGTCGTCGCGGCACTGGTGATCTGGTTCGTCGCGAAACCGGACGCGGTGTTCGTCGTGCGCGTGCGCGCTGGTCACGCGGAGGCCACGGCTGGCACCGTCACGACCGCGTTTTGTGCGGCGGTCGTGGACGTGTGCCAGGAGTTCGGCGTGCGGGCCGGGCAGGTACGCGGCGTGGCCCGCGGCCGGCGCATCGCGCTGCGGTTCTCCACCCATTTCCCGCCCGCGGCCCAACAACGGCTGCGCAACTGGTGGGCCGTGTACGGTTGGTCCGCACCCCGCCGCTGA